In Oncorhynchus kisutch isolate 150728-3 unplaced genomic scaffold, Okis_V2 scaffold3945, whole genome shotgun sequence, a genomic segment contains:
- the LOC109887834 gene encoding zinc finger protein 214-like, with translation HCEEIFPILSKLKIHLKIHTGENPYSCSDCGKTFSRLDTLKTHEHIHTGNDLYSCTDCGKTFSRLDTLKTHERIHTGEDPYSCTDCGKSFTTSGTLTIHQRVHTGEKPYSCSDCGKRFSQQIHLQKHQHIHTGEKPYCCSDCGKSFTQQNHLKCHQRIHTGEKPYSCPDCGKSFIRLDILKCHQRIHTGEKPYCCSECGKSFSQLGNLKTHQLIHKGEKPYSCSDCGKCFTTSTDVKVHKRAHTGEKPYYCSDCGKSFSRLYTLTTHQRIHKGEKPHQFSQTS, from the coding sequence cattgtgaggagattttcccaattctatcaaagctaaaaatacacctaaaaatacacacTGGCGAGAATCCgtattcctgctctgactgtgggaagactTTCTCCCGATTGGATACCTTAAAAACGCATGAACATATACATACAGGAAATGATCTGTATTCCTGTACTGACTGTGGGAAGACTTTCTCCCGATTGGATACCTTAAAAAcgcatgaacgtatacatacaggagaggaTCCGTATTCCTgtactgactgtgggaagagcttcacaACATCAGGAACTCTGACAATTCATCAGAGagtgcacactggagagaagccttactcctgctctgactgtgggaagaggttcTCTCAACAGATCCATTTACAAAAACACCAACATattcatacaggagagaagccttactgctgctctgactgtgggaagagtttcactcAACAGAACCACTTAAAATGTCACCAGCGAATACATACAGgcgagaagccttactcctgccctgactgtgggaagagtttcatcCGATTGGATATTTTAAAATGCCACCAGcgaatacatacaggagagaagccttattgtTGCTctgagtgtgggaagagtttctcccAACTGGGTaacttaaaaacacaccaacttatacataaaggagagaagccttactcctgctctgactgtgggaagtgcttcacaacatcaactgatGTAAAAGTTCATAAAAgagcacacacaggagagaagccttactactgctctgactgtgggaagagtttctccaGATTGTATACCTTAACaacacaccaacgtatacatAAAGGAGAGAAGCCTCATCAGTTCTCTCAAACCAGCTAA
- the LOC109876436 gene encoding gastrula zinc finger protein XlCGF57.1-like — MASVKLEDCSQTLELNVNIKDEEEEEKIGKSVYHDKGDHVETFSTSREKQQEDHRAKRSHHCPHCEEIFPFLSKLKIHLKMQRGDILYSCTDCEKRFTTSRALTVHQREHTGEKSYSCTDCGKCFNRSSKLTIHQRVHTGEKPYSCSDCGSSFSQYGHLKSHQRIHTGEKPYFCADCGNSFTTSRALTIHQRVHTGEKPYFCSDCGKSFSRLDTLKNHQLIHQGQKPYSCSDCGKCFIKSAKLTIHQRVHTGEKPYTCSDCGESFSRLDALKSHQLIHKGQKPYVCSDCGKSFSQLGNLKTHQRIHSGEKPFSCSDCGKVFSVSGNLKTHQRIHKGEKPFSCSDCGKSFSMSGNLKTHLRIHKGEKPYSCSDCGKCFKTSAEVNVHWRTHTGEKPYHCDCGKSFSRLNTLKTHQRIHTGEKPFSCSVCGKSFSVSCNLKTHQRIHTGEKPYSCSDCGKSFSISGNLKTHQCIHKGEKPYSCSARDKC, encoded by the exons atggcatcagtgaagctggaagactgcagtcaaacactggagctgaatgtcaacattaaagatgaagaagaggaggagaagattgggaaatCTGTTTATCACGATAAAG gagaccatgttgagaccttctctacatccagagagaaacagcaggaagatcacagagctaagaggtctcaccactgcccacattgtgaggagattttcccatttctatcaaagctaaaaatacaccTAAAAATGCAAAGAGGAGATATTCTGTATTCCTGTACTGACTGTGAGAAGAGATTCACAACATCAAGGGCTCTGACAGTTCATCAGAGAGAGCACACTGGAGAAAAGTCTTACTCCTGCACTGACTGTGGGAAATGCTTCAATAGATCATCTAAATTAACCATTCATCAGAGAgtgcacacaggagagaagccttactcctgctcggACTGTGGATCGAGTTTCTCCCAATATGGCCACTTAAAATcacaccaacgtatacacacCGGAGAGAAGCCATACTTCTGCGCTGACTGTGGGAATAGCTTCACAACATCGAGGGCTCTGACAATTCATCAGAGagtgcacactggagagaagccttatttcTGCTCtgattgtggaaagagtttctcccGATTGGACACCTTAAAAAATCACCAATTAATACATCAAGGACAGAAGCcgtactcctgctctgactgtgggaaatgCTTCATTAAATCAGCTAAATTAACCATTCATCAGAGagtgcacactggagagaagccttacacctgctctgactgtggagagAGTTTCTCCCGATTGGATGCCTTAAAAAGTCACCAACTAATACATAAAGGACAGAAACCTtacgtctgctctgactgtgggaagagtttctctcaactgggCAACTTAAAAACCCACCAACGTATACACTCAGGAGAGAAGCCATTCTCCTGTTCTGACTGTGGGAAGGTATTCTCAGTATCGGGCAACCTAAAAACTCACCAACGTATACATAAAGGAGAGAAGCCATTCTCCTGCTCTgattgtgggaagagtttctccaTGTCAGGCAACTTAAAAACCCACCTACGTATCCataaaggagagaagccttactcctgttctgactgtgggaaatgcttcaaaacatcagCAGAGGTAAATGTTCattggagaacacacacaggagagaagccgtacCACTGTGACTGTGGGAAAAGTTTCTCCAGGTTGAATACCTTAAAAACCcaccaacgtatacacacaggcgAAAAGCCATTCTCCTGCTCtgtctgtgggaagagtttctctgTATCATGCAACCTAAAAACCcaccaacgtatacacacaggagagaagccttactcctgctctgactgtgggaagagtttctccaTATCGGGCAACCTAAAAACCCACCAATGTATACataaaggagagaagccttactcctgctctgctCGTGATAAATGCTGA